CGCCAGATGGAAAACCGGGAGGATTACCAGAAGAGCGGAAACCACTATTATTGCCACTACCACGCCAGTTGGAGTTATAATTAGAATTATTAAAAGGATTCGTGGGACCTCTAGACTGACCGGCTATAAACTCTACCTACTCGAGTGTAAGTGTGGGGCAATCTATCGTATCGTGGCCTCCCCTACAAACCTCACACCTATCAACTTTTTTTCTTAATCCCATTCAACTCTTGTCTAAAAGATTTATCCATCCTCACTAGACAGCAGTTACCGATGAATCCAAGCCAACTTGGTTCACCCCTCGAGTGGCCGAGGAGGTGGTCATAGGAATGGAAGTCCTGCTGGTAGTGCTATATTCCATGTCAGAATAGGCGAAACTCTTAAACAAATCATTGCACTCATTAACTGTCTTTTTACCCATCAGTTGCCCTCTAGCAGAAGTATTGAACCGGGCTTTGATCTCGGGAGTGAGACCATTGTAGAACTTTTCAACGAGTGCCCAATCCGATAAACCATGCTGAGAACAACGAGAAATCAGAGTTTGGAATCTCTCCCAAGCCAGGTGGTAAGGCTCATCAGGCTCCATCCAGAACAAATGGATCTGATCGCGTGGACGAGATGCTTTAGCAGGTGTGAAATATTTAGCTAAGAAAGCATCTCATAAACCTGCCCAGGTGGTGAAAGTTCCCGCTGGCTGCGAATCGAACCAGACGGCTGCGCGGCCAGCGAAAGAAAATGGGAAAACCAGTAGGTACCTGGAATCTAGATTAACACCCTCAATAGAGAAGGTGCTACAAAGGCGGGTGATGCGGTTAATGTAGGCGGGAGCATCCTCATCATCACGACCATGGAATTGGCATGAATTAGTGATGGCCGTCATGATGTAGGATGGAATCTGCCAGGACCTATCATTAGTAATGTTGGGAAGGGTGATGGGGGAATTAGCACCGGTGAAGCCGGTGGTGGGTTGTTGGTAAACGGTTCTATTGGCCATTTGGACTATGGGTGTACGACTAGGTGTACGGGAACGGGAAGGTGGTGGGGAATTGTGGGTTGACGACTTCGGGGTGAAGTCAAAGGCTGGTGGTTTAGATTGGGATGTAGAGTAAGAAGGGGCGGAAGATGAAGTGGAAGATTTACTAACCTTTAAACTAGAATACGAGAAGGCAAACAAGTCAATCGGCGACTTCGGTGGTCCCTGAGAACGTGTATAGGGCATTCACTGCAAAACCGAAAATAAACAAGTAAGACGACTCTAACAAAAGAatctaaaataaaaacaaacgacTCTAGGACTAtttagactcctacgactcaaaAACACACAAATAGCACGTAATAATATCAGATgaagtccaaacaaagtaatcaacgCAATTTCCAagaatccccggcaacggcgccaaaaacttgatgtgctaaaaagtagtttaataaaattaactaaattaacctaATTCTAGACTCTAAGTAATACTCTAGACTCACTAAGACACACTAAACTActaaccggcaagtgtaccgatcgactCTACAATAGCTAATGTAAGTCTggatatcgaacccacgagactctaatTAATTACGCTAATTACTCTGTAAATCCATAAAAATCACAaatccataataaaaatccaaactttattcgCAACCATTCATCTGGTCTAGCTAGTTAAACAATTTAACCAGTCATAATCTTTGAAACAAACATCAACAAAGTATTTTCAAGAAAACGAAACATGgtcaaaaagaaagaaaaaaacaaagaaagacacCCGGATGTTAAAGAGACGACCCGAATGATTCTCCGAACTTCCAACCTTCAACCGACAGCTCCAAGTGCTCAAAAACGCTCCTAATGCAGCTCTAAGATCGCCCAATGTGATATTAATTCGTAAGTTAGGGTTTTATGAAAGTTAATGATGATTATATAAGTTTTTCAGCTTAAAACCTTTCTCAATTTGAACCATTCTGCCAGCATCACTCTCTGGCGAGGTGCAACAGAGACGTGTGAGTATGTCGCGGCCCGCCACCGCCTTCTAACCATGTTTAACATCTTTAGGTCTCTCGCCGGGCGCGAGAGACTCCTTCTTCTAAGTCGCGGGCCGCCAGAAACCAATTTTCCAGAATTTCAACTTTGTTTCAGCTCCAGAACTTTCCAACGCATTCCAGGACTTGACTCTTCAGTATTTTGACTCGTTTTACTCAATTTCCAGCAGTTTTAAGCGCAAGGACCTGCAAAACGCAATTGGATCAACAGTATGCAAATTCTAACGAAAAATAGACTAAATCTAACGGAAAATTGCAAAAACTATACACGAATAAAGgatgtattttacaatacatcaGTGGTTAAGACTCGATTTGGAGCCCAACTTGGAGTTCTTGCAGGTGTTGGAGAGACGTTGGGAAGACATCTAAAGAATCAAAAGTAGAAGGAAAGATGATACTCGATCATAATATGTTTATAAAACTACGTTTGTTTGCATGTATGAGCATGTAAAAAAATCACATAACACGTATGATTCATATAGACTACATGAGTATAACAAGTATTCACAAAGCATAATCATGTATAAATTCCTAAAGGagtataaatttaatttgtttatgagaattattattgtttttgattgCGAGAGATGTGCGAATTGTGCATCTGTTTCGAAACGAACGTGGGTAACAAGTATACAACACATcaaaattgagataacataaaagagaggTAACATAAAATATGGAATATCACGGAACGTAactaagactattccaaagtgaatcgaagatCCTTTCAAATTAGGGAAActtgttttggcctaataggtaaaatactctcgttgagaagcgattaacggtattttacccttccagttactacacgtccctaATCGATTGAGAAATTGAAACTTTGGCGGGATTGAAAATCGTGGAGTGGGACAAGTTGATAAGATGCAGGTTTCACCCTaaacttgacaacatcgtaccttaaatgtggttggtactcatcgAATGGGTCAAGGAAGCTAATTCTGATGCGTTggcgagggtccactagagtttgaatCGGAAATTTTCCATCAAggtgtggatttcactcctaacttgatgacGTAATTTCGTGCAAAAGCGATTAACACGGATTGAGAGTCTTTCACCAAAGGGTGGGTTTCACGcttattttggtgaagtcgtctcatTTGTATGATACGAGTGTCTTCGAGTCTTCAAGTGTGtatttgtgtaaaatgtcttAGGAAAAACGTATGTATAAATTAAGACGAAACGAataaaaagaagcaaaaatagGGAGAATATAACATGTTAAGAAAGAATCAAGAATGGTCAAGTTTGGTCACTTAAACTAAAGGCTAGGTCAAACATgacaattctacctaattccctatagttatggctctgataccaatctgtcacaccccaaccgatggcgaaaacattGGGGCTGGACGAGGTCGAGATTGTTCGAGACTTCATAACTCTATTGCGACAATATTTAATCAAAACCAGTTTCATTTCATAGCAAAATTTGTCAAGTACAacatttgaaattcaaaatacaACATGTTAGAAACAATACAAAAagttaaaataaacaaaatacaacaacaaTTCTAGTAGTCTATGTGTGTTTCTAAGCATCCCCTACTAGATTCCATCAACCgaaaacatgttttaaagtatACTTCAATACACAATGTATTGgagagtatacaagtttgataattgcataagtataaaaatgatttaaacgaatccacatggcaaacttTGTTATCTAGATTAACGTAAAACTAGCATCTGATTAAAGTGTCGAACCAAAGATTACCACTAGTGTAATCCTATCGTAGCAACGGTAGGACCATTCtgttttaacttaacatgaccacaagactacgggcggtgcgttactcctatagtgcACGAATCAAGTATAGCGTATTAAGCATGCATGAATGGATTGTTTGTGTGATTGCATAAAGTATAAGTGTAATTGTGTAGGTTGATAGAGTAAACATATTGTACCCAAAAGTGGAAAACGTAAAGAGggtgttcgagtatactcacggttttgcaaatcTTCGTTTGTTAATTCCGCGAGTTGTTGAGTTGTTGAGTTGTTTGACGAGAGGAACACCAGGTTACCCAACATGGGTAAACGAAGGTTTGAGTCGTTGGAGTTGAATAGAGGATTTGGAGTGTAAAGTTCATAAGTAAGTATAAGAGTATGTTTAAACAGAAATTATATTTCGTCTAGGCAAATGTTACGACACTAAGTTACTGTGATTTCACAGGTCCTGATTTCCCCGTTAGAATCGGCAACAAGGAACGTAGAActgaaataaatgtaaaccaaaaAATCCAACTTCGATCAGGCGAATGGACAGTTCGCACGAACAGAAGGTACCCTTCGTGCATGTAAGAGTTCTCTTCGCGCGAATGGGAGCTGCTTGTACGAACAGAACTTCGTTTTGAATGTTTTGACCGTTAATCGGTCACGTTGTGAGTTCAGTTATGTAGTATATTATATTATAGAATAAAGTAGTAGTACAGAATATCATGTAGTTCACAGTAGTCATGTATAGAGGTAATCATCTCATTATAAGTTCACCAAAGCACAAGTTAATTAACTACGTTAACAAACCGGATAGTCATGAATACAATAGAAAATAAATGACAGAATTTTAAATACCAAACAACCAAACAAGGACAACCCAGGTGTGTCGTCTCAACATAGAAGGTGTGAACCAAGTGTTGGAGGCTGGACGAGGCTAACTCATTCTAGGTCTAGGAAGCTGTTTGGGTGTTCTTTTACAAGTTCAAGTGAGGTGGTGGAACTAAATTGAAAACCAAGGTTCCCATGGTTCACACTCTGTTAATCAAAGATTCATCCATATTGAAGACGGGGATCCAGGATAacattcaacacttagaaaatgcTGAAATGGAAGGAAAACAGACCCTTCGTGTGTGAATCGGAAGTCCCTTCGTGCGAGTGGGAAGACCCTTGGCACGAATGGGTTATCCCTTCATGCCATTGGCTCTGTTTTTGGGATGAATTAGTTTGATTTTGTTTAAACATGCTCGTTTTCTTGGCTGGAATCAACCTTAACACTAACCCACAACTATAAATTTAGCTTGTGAACTCGGTGGGTTCCAGATTCGGCCAAGTTCTTATGTCAGAAgtttaaaagttttaaaaagtgTAACTTCAATCTTCAACTTGGTTATCAATGTGTTTGAGCTTGCCAACAGACTGCCAAGGCAAGTCTGTGAACCCAAGTTGTAAGGATGTGAAGAAATGCATAGAAGATAGAAGAAAGTAGAAGAAAACAAGAGAAATAATAGTGTTAGTGAGTTTAGAACTCACTTATAAGATTTTGAAAATGCCTTATCCGAAAATGCTCAGAGGTTTTGAGAGAGGATGAAAGTGAGTGGAAGGTGTGAAGTGTGGGAATGAGCTTGTATATATAGGCTGAAAGGGACCTTGGAATGAGTTGGGCTTGGGGCGAATGGGCCCTAGTGCGACTGGGCTGGCCATTCGCACCAAAGGGTATGGTCACTTCGTGCGAAGGGTCTTGTCCCTTTGCACGAAGACTCGAGTTTGCCGTTTTCACATAGTTTTGTcggttttaagtgttttaagcgTATATGTGCAATGTTTAAGTAAAACGTATGAATAAGGGCATATAAAAACTGAATTTGCGCGTGTATAAATATGAGTTTGCGTATAAGTACGTATCAAGTTTACACGTATAACGAGTATTGTAATGAATGTATAACAAGTAAGTACGAAATATGCATAACAAAATGTATAAAAATATCGAGTtttattatgattcaagtctTGAATTACAATGCTTGGAAAGGAAAAACCAATACAAAGAGATTACAAGTTTTCATAAATAGAAATAGAAACAACTTTCCAAATAATAAGGAAAGTTCTGAAATACGAAGCGTTACATTCGTTAATGATCATGTCATTTTCGCAGTTAGGTTTCACTTTCGTGGATGAACATGTCAGCTAAAACCCTAATTCCACTAAAGACAAAATCAGCCACCACACTCCTCACCAACATGTCACGAGCTGTTCTTCAGCGCAACTCATCTGAAGacatcattaaaaacaaaaataggATGATGAAAACCACTTCAAATGATGTGTAAATGGAAATATAACACTCATGTGACCTAGCAAATGGTTAGATTCACTAAGTCTAGtaccacggctctgataccaattgaaaGTTCATGTTTTAGATCGAAAACAATGATTAGTGTGCAATTAAGCTCTAAGACGGATGATTGTAGATTGATAAACACTTTCTTGTATAAATTTGGGCAGCATAACGTTATAAACCAACAATAATAAGCTATCCAAACTGCACCGAAAGagttttgttctcaataaagtttagctatATGGGGTGGACAAtattgttagacatctttcttaactgaggattaataatgttgtccatctcatacagcaaaacattattgagtttagcATGACTAAATAATACTATTTTAATATAAACACcatgtttttaaaaataatacTATTTTAATTAATATGGGTAACAATtactaaataataatattaattattaaataatagTATTATTAATAGTAACATATAAAtaatagttataataataataataagaagaataataataataataataataataataataataatattaatgatAACTATAATATTGAAAACAATTATAATTTTGTTAATTTTTGCTTATATATTTTAGTGAACGTTTCTTAACCCTCATGCCTCGAAGGCCGGGTCCGATCTATTTATTTCAAATCTGACATGTCGCGTCTACTCTTTTGAGTTATTCCAAATGTACCAAATCTCTACTCTTCCTACAGTTCGTCTAAGTCCCATAATCCATATCGACGTATACTTATTCTACGATAATATGTTTGCATGTATGGTTATATATTTATGTTTCTGCATGcctatacacatacatatatatagtcACTAGCATGTGTTGGTTCTTTGTATTGGTATTAAAATGTCAAGTCTCAAGTCCTAAACATCACCATTATCATACGTCTCTAGATATATATTGTATACTCAATATTTATCATTGATATCAAGTAGAATTATACCTACTTTCAGGTGAGGTGACTGGAATCACAACGTGAAAAACCAATAAACCATGCGATATAAGGAGTTATCTGAACCTAGTGTGAGACATAAGTTAATATTAAGAAAAACTGAGATGAGAGATCAGGTTCCCTATCAATAGTTGTTTATGTTGGAATATCAGGGTTTACGAACAGATACACTTGCCAAATGCGCTGGAACAAGTCTTACTTTTATTCATCACAACTTAAACAGGAAACGATAAAGGGAAACATATTGGTAAATAGAAAAGACATAACAAACTTCATTTATTTTCTGAACAAATGGCTAAAGAGTTGCAATCCCAGATTACTCAGCACAACTTGAACCAGCTAGCTTCTTCAAACGTCTACTAACCGCTACCTGCTTCATCAGTTTGTAGCCTTCAAATAAACACCAATGCTATCAATATAATAACCCGCAAGGCCGTAAAATCCAGCGAATGAACCCGCATTCCATGGTACTGTAAAAGGCGTCCCTCTTACGTCACCAAATGGCCCATGGGTTTTTTTATTGGTCATGAATGATATTGACGAAACTACTGTGTGACCCGCATAAGTTCCCCTTGACAATGCAATTGTGCCACTAATGCCATTAATTTCTTCGTTCCCTTGGAATGTTATCTGATCGATCAATTACGAAAGATTAGATTTGAAAACATTATAATGCATTGTTTGTGTTAACTTGTTTAAGTCCGCAACTTTACGAAAGATTAGATTTGAAAACATTATGATGCATCGTTTGTGTTAACTTGTTTAAGTCGGCAACTTTTTACCTCAGTAACATTTTCTCCACCATTCCAACCACCCATCTTTTCAGAAGTGTATGTTAAGTCTCCGTATTGTGCGGTGAACATCAGAGAGTATATGAGATCGCCATGATCAACGGTTATCTTCGTCAAGTGATAAGTTGGCTCAAGTTTGAAAGACCAATTGTTTTGGGGGCCGTCAGGAAGAGGTTTTCCCCATGTTCCGATCTTCAAGATTTGTCTCAAATAGACACCAATGCCATCAATATAATAGCCAGCAAGGCCGTAAAACCCGATTAACGAGCCATTCTCCCAAGGTAAGGAAAACTCAGAACTGGTTGCTCCACCAAAAGGTCCATGGGTGGTCTTGTTCGTTACAAAAGACAGTGAAGAAATTATTGTATACGCAGCTTTAGTACCAACGCTTCCTTTAATTCCAACTATTTCCTCGTCCGAGTCAAGCGTCACCTGTGCCAACAAGAAGGTATATTATTACGTTTCTTAAAGTGGTGCGTGTGCGCGTTGATTAAGTTAAGATATATGCGTTCACCTCCGAAACTGTTTGTCCACCATTCCAACCACCAAACTTGTTAGAAGTGTTCCCTACACCTCCAGCAGCTTCAGTGGTGAACATGAGAGAGTATATCACATCATCACCATGATCAATGGTTATCTTTTTCAGCCTCTGGCCTTGATCAAGTTTAAAAGACCACTCATTCTGAGGATCTCCCCTTTGTCTTCCCCAAAGTCCTACCGGAATAAATCCCGTTCTTTTCTTGATGTTCACGTTTTGTAGTACTCCTGCCATACTGTATTGtatcaaagagagagagagagattcaGAACTTAACATTAATATAACATGAATTTGGCTAATTAGTCATACCTTTTCAGCCCTTCTTTTGATCTGTGTCTTGATGTGGAAGAAGCTGGCATAAGGTCCCGTGCATTTATATGCAAACACTGGTACCTACCATCTAGTAAATTATTCACAGAGGATGTATTACTTATTCCCCCCTTGTCTGCTTTGCGTGATTATGTTTCCCGTTGACAAATTACATAAAATATATTATGCAATTATATGTTTCAGAAATGAGGTGCCCACATAAACTCACACACACCGGTATATCAAGTGGTAGATAGTTTACGctacttgtttgtttgtttgttttttttactcAGTGGGTAGTACTCCTTAGTATATGACTAATTCAAAACCTTATCTCTTTGTATAATTAATACACTATGGGGGCACCAAATGGAACACGGTAAAAGATACTTTATGAGTTCCATAAATAGATTAATTCTCAGAACTCGTGGCATGGTGAGCTAGGGGCTCCGTGCGTGCAGGTTGGgctgtcttccttttgtatttttaggattaaatgagctcaaatgaacaaaagaagcaaaaaggcagctaaatctaacaatacaagaaaaggaacaaccgtggcatgcccgacccccgacagcatctttacaagcaaaaacaagagaacagaaggctgaacacgcccccgtgctcagtgagcacgagggtgtgcccaagtgtctgcagaaaagacaaagttgtagagcgtgcccagcggacacgggcccatgatcaactctaagattcgcagaatctagggaaatctttatagtacagatacgcttctgcacacgggggcgtgcctagcggacacgggggcgtggtcaactaatgcagacaaactgcaattaatgaagaaagagaagatgggtggacacggggtcgtgcccaaaggacacggggccgtgtccggggcttctgtgcaggctataaataggggtgcttggctcatttgcaaaccatcccttggcaaaccacctctctcacacttcacccacccaccaccaccatcacaacaccatcatccaccaccatcatccatcatagagtgtgtgagtaatctcgggatccaagattgatcgtaagagttcttgacaatcaaaggccatgtttgcctaagtctcttacatcacttggtgaagacaagtgtctagtataatactttttatttttaatctttccgcacctttttttttttttggttatgtattaatgactttaaataactagtttcttatgttgaaggtaaatcttccttatcatttgtccgtggtgtattggcgttattttattgtctatataaaataaaagattttcaccattcatatctccacggtccatatggagatatgttggctacctagtcgggggttaagggaatggtttggtaagagtcttgccttgttctgtgtatagatcctgcaaggacctgggtcaaatttagtaggacctccttcaatacccactggtattggatggcgggggtccaaactctttaatCCCCTTATATCTAAGGTACTATTAAAAAactcggctacttaggactgtatccctgctgactcagactacttagccgagggtaacgtcaacttcaaaagaggggcctaccacattacgcattaataacttaattaattatctttcaataatccgaccctttaggattgtattcttgctgactcaaactactgggttgagggtaacgtcaccttcaaaagaggggtctactacaataactaagataatttcttaaaaagtgcaaaagtgcggaaataatcaaaggttacactaaacacgagtcggatccaagtgattcatcttgactatctgtttttacttttatttttatttttcagcatttttagtttttattttctagtttaaaaccttttttctaaattttttatttgattagacgttgaggataaaccggtattaaaagctcttgtgtccttagacgacctcggtatcttaccaacactatactacgctcacgatgggtgcacttgcccatatgtgtgtttagtgttagtaaatatcgtgttttataaatttaaaacttggctaaaaagtgttaaagggcttaaaatatacattaaaaactatacgacacttcacacgcatcaagtttttggcgccgctgccggggacacaaggattttaagaaagttaggaatcaacggcctgatcgttttttttttttcttatttttctgttttttaggatttttcttaatttttcagcttttgcagaactcagcacgggtcgtgcccgctgaacacgccccgtgttgggattgaaccctatcagaggaacagataattaaagtcaaaactggatcagagcagtggatcctgaataagcagatgttgatatacaaatctctccccttgaaagtgattacaactgctgatgacctcctatctgctgatcttgctaaactgctgacccataaatgctgctcaactaaagatctgatggaagactaaagtcctgctgattcaatctactgccttgagtcaagcactgctgatccggacaagtgctgttgggttcacagcagtagaaggttgcagcagctattgtaaagtctgttttgtaatagaatgtattagcagtagttaacacaagcagtgtctgtatagatcagaggttagagtttgtttggaggttagatgtcactttcatggtgacgtcagctaagatgctcagtagtttgcaagtgcctataaatagttcagtacttggtactgttctattagctcttagcatcattcgtcttctttgcacgaacaaactactgagctttggctgagggggagtttgcaatcacttatcaatcattgtaatcgtgtttgaaataaattcaatctttcggttcattgtgtaaagatgtttgataaaagtattactctcgttttattgtatgcaaagtttgttttcatcttaatttccgctgcacacttatccatcttcatcttatttacaaacgtaaaatacaatcaaaaacaaactcagatccaacaattggtatcagagcttgcaCAGTCAactttgatttaacaatcatttgacgtaaatagttcagctcaaaacagttgatactaatcgtttgttcgtcgttgaaaaacagagtaaggattaatcaccattaaagttgatttctcagtacctgtaaaacaacaagaatgacgtcacaatctcaggacgataaaaacaacattggttctctttttaaaccacccatgctaaaaagaaatgagtataacatctggcagaggaggatgggtcacatcctcgctcaacaaagcacaggttgttggaagtctgtcatctttggtcctcatgttcctacagtgccaagcgctgaagatgctaaaaaacaagttccaaaacctgttgaaaattatactgaaacggattatcaaaaatttgaactagatgctaaagcgtttagtatcatagcatcagcgctgcccaacgaaatatatgctggattgttacattgtgacaatgccaaagagttgtgggacgcgcttaaggaacagtttggaggtaccgaagaagtcatagaaaacaatagggaaatcctgaaccaacagtatgaaacattttgtcatgttaaaggtgaatcactgacgcaacaatttgagcgtttcagttgtctcatcagtgaactgaggcttgttaaaaccacttttacaaactcaactcaaaacagcaggttcctcaggtcactgccagaaaaatgggacacaatagcttttgtcacctgaaattcacctgagttcaaggatctgaccttgacccaactccatggttgactcctgacctacgaaagggagttgaaccagaaaaggaagttacaagagtcagggaaaaccgttgatgattattcattcggtaacactgctcttctgggtcaagaagaatctggtggtagtggtaaggatcaggattatgatcacttcattgacataactgctggtgcaaattttaacaaccctgatcctcactcta
Above is a window of Helianthus annuus cultivar XRQ/B chromosome 14, HanXRQr2.0-SUNRISE, whole genome shotgun sequence DNA encoding:
- the LOC110905416 gene encoding mannose/glucose-specific lectin yields the protein MAGVLQNVNIKKRTGFIPVGLWGRQRGDPQNEWSFKLDQGQRLKKITIDHGDDVIYSLMFTTEAAGGVGNTSNKFGGWNGGQTVSEVTLDSDEEIVGIKGSVGTKAAYTIISSLSFVTNKTTHGPFGGATSSEFSLPWENGSLIGFYGLAGYYIDGIGVYLRQILKIGTWGKPLPDGPQNNWSFKLEPTYHLTKITVDHGDLIYSLMFTAQYGDLTYTSEKMGGWNGGENVTEITFQGNEEINGISGTIALSRGTYAGHTVVSSISFMTNKKTHGPFGDVRGTPFTVPWNAGSFAGFYGLAGYYIDSIGVYLKATN